In one Magallana gigas chromosome 7, xbMagGiga1.1, whole genome shotgun sequence genomic region, the following are encoded:
- the LOC105321775 gene encoding probable inactive protein kinase DDB_G0270444, producing the protein MTDVRFEGLLQKPGRIPGRKTKVWCVLSDQELLFYRENKRSSCVGSLELSLVRKVEKVVSNERDFRVDHKGKVVVYTADDSAKRDEWITNLLDVLHANCNKQVPLAQNTVKCKLDTSRKQTLQDQGEISIQSRILSRKLSGVNNTVPRINDQTTFYENNISQGGQNSSRKEGPNLKEEDKPEVKKTFAKETTTVAKEQPSNESHVFTSSGSSRRSKEAVTVKTDTIRQSSVQKVSETVNKEGESTTNFETEPVNSRRSDANGKIKQESFDLTKNIVGRSSIVPSTGKESRPDSGYETLAGSENRRSIITEEYGEVDISRVVMRRSRRSINSFTMNNSESEVPKIEQVPVSNGIKDTKTTSPEQNPLRENHIEEENCDDLSQECGVSNGDLHADVNEEESDTVYENIASLRKEKTLENSVKTVNEEHDVVVPMRRRVVSKRTTLVDMHVPQVVVEEAEEEDDEHVDDVIPATEGQEEMLMNLTFEPIEELPFKGKDMQSDEYDFSEIREILSHRKSPVRESVSLDPVEELRKLLEQV; encoded by the exons AGGTCATCTTGCGTTGGTTCACTGGAATTGTCACTGGTGCGGAAAGTCGAGAAAGTGGTCTCCAACGAGAGAGATTTCCGTGTAGATCATAAAGGAAAAGTTGTTGTTTAT ACGGCAGACGACAGCGCAAAACGCGATGAATGGATCACGAATCTTCTAGATGTTTTGCATGCCAATTGTAACAA aCAAGTTCCTCTCGCACAAAACACAGTGAAATGTAAATTGGACACATCCCGAAAACAGACTTTACAAGATCAAGGGGAAATTTCGATCCAATCCAGAATCTTGTCGAGGAAACTGTCAGGTGTCAACAACACAGTCCCTCGAATAAATGACCAGAcgacattttatgaaaataacatttctCAAGGAGGCCAGAATTCAAGCAGAAAAGAGGGGCCAAATCTAAAAGAGGAGGATAAACCGgaagtaaagaaaacttttgcAAAAGAAACCACCACTGTAGCAAAAGAACAGCCATCGAACGAATCTCACGTGTTCACATCATCGGGATCATCGAGAAGAAGCAAGGAAGCAGTTACTGTAAAAACAGATACGATACGCCAAAGTAGTGTTCAGAAAGTATCTGAGACAGTGAATAAAGAAGGCGAATCGACGACGAACTTTGAGACCGAACCGGTAAATTCAAGACGATCCGACGCCAACGGAAAAATTAAGCAAGAATCTTTCGATCTAACGAAAAATATTGTAGGAAGGTCATCCATTGTGCCTTCGACAGGGAAAGAGAGCAGACCTGACTCAGGATATGAAACATTAGCTGGAAGTGAAAACAGGAGAAGTATAATCACCGAGGAATATGGCGAAGTCGATATCTCGAGGGTGGTAATGCGAAGAAGCAGACGTTCTATTAACAGCTTTACCATGAATAATTCCGAAAGTGAAGTTCCGAAAATCGAGCAAGTTCCCGTCTCAAACGGAATAAAGGATACCAAAACTACAAGCCCAGAACAAAATCCATTGCGTGAAAATCATATCGAAGAAGAGAACTGTGACGATTTATCACAGGAATGTGGTGTTAGTAATGGAGATCTCCACGCAGACGTTAACGAAGAAGAGTCGGACACAGTTTACGAAAATATTGCTTCACTTAGGAAAGAAAAGACACTTGAAAATTCTGTGAAAACTGTGAATGAAGAACACGATGTGGTTGTGCCAATGCGGAGAAGAGTGGTAAGCAAAAGAACCACTCTTGTTGATATGCATGTACCACAAGTTGTGGTGGAAGAAGCTGAAGAAGAAGATGATGAACatgttgatgacgtcatacCCGCAACCGAAGGTCAGGAGGAAATGTTGATGAATCTAACCTTTGAACCTATCGAAGAACTGCCCTTTAAGGGGAAAGACATGCAAAGTGACGAATATGATTTCTCGGAAATTCGAGAAATTTTAAGTCATCGAAAAAGTCCTGTAAGAGAATCTGTCTCTCTTGACCCAGTAGAGGAATTGCGTAAACTACTAGAACAGGTGTAG